The Porphyrobacter sp. LM 6 sequence CTCACAGATGCCGAAACCGCCTTGTGCGGTTGGCTGGCTGAACATCCGGTCACTGAGCTTGTCCGCATGGGCCTAGGCAGCCGCAGCGGCCTTTACCGCCGAATTACCGAACTGCGCGCGCTGTTTGCCGCCAGCGGTCTGGCGAGTGCCTGAGACACTTTCCCCGATCCCCCAGTAGAGGTGAAGATGACCACCATTTCTTTCATCAGGCCGACGTCTTCCGACAAGGCAACAAGCAGGATGAGCAAGGTCGCCATGACCGAGTTCGACCTGTGTATGTGGCTTGGCGATGCCATGCCTGGCGACACGCTTGAGTATTACCGCGGCTTTCTGGCCAAGGACGCGTGGAAAGGCCCCGGGCAACGTCTGAAAGAGCCTGAGCGCTCCGTGCTTGAGAGGCTCGCCGGCCGCGCCCGCTGGGCATCTGAGCGGGGCTTTGCCCATTTAGTCCAGCGCCGGATCGCACCCGAGCAGTTCAGCTACCTGGTCATTGCCCGGCCGCGCCCCCGCGGCGCGCGGGGCCAGCTCCTCCTCAACGAACTGGCGAAAGCGGCCTGATGAGACCGCCCGCTAGTTCCTGACCCCTCTTGGGCAGTGGGGGCCAACCGCGAGGCGCCCACGGATCTTCGATCGCCGCGTCAACCACTGCCCCGACCACAAACCGACGCAAGGCCGAACCACTCACTGAAGGACCCATTAAATGACACTTGAGGAACTCCTCCACGAACCGCCAGCGAGGCTTGATGCGCTGCCGATTGGCCTCCTCGCCAATTTGCAGACGCAGGCCCAATCGCATCTGGCCCAAGCATCCCAGATTGTTGCCATCCTCCATGGGGTGTTCTCCCGGCGCTATGCAGCTGGCCTCAACACAACGGGCACACATCGCCGCATTGATGGCGATTATGAAATCCGCATTGAGGTCCCCAAGAACGTCGCTTGGGATCAAGCCAAGCTTGCCGCAGCCATCGAGACGATCCGTGACTGGGGCGAAAACCCGGCTGACTATGTCGACACCAAGCTGTCGGTTTCGGAAACCAGCTATAAGGCTTGGCCGCCGGCTATCCGTGATCTGTTCACACCTGCGCGTACGGTAAAGCCTGGCAAGAAGAAGTTCGAAGTCGCGCTTGCTCAGAAGGAGGCAGCGTGATGGCTATCTCCCTTTCTTCGCTCAACCGCCTGTCAGTCCCGAAGCCCCCGCGGATTGTGATCTACGGACCGCATGGCATCGGCAAGAACAGCTTCGCCGGCAGTGCGCCGCGACCGGTCCTCATCAACATTGAAGATGGGCATCCCACCGGTCAGCCAATTGATGCCTTCCCGAAGGCTGAAGGCTTCCAGGATGTCATGGATGCGATGGCTGCGCTTTACGCAGAGAAGCACGACTTCGAGACGCTGGTAGTCGACAGTCTGGATTGGCTCGAACCGTTGGTCTGGGCAGAAACTATCCGCCGCAACAACGCAGCTAATCCGAGCAAGCCTTGGGCCTCGATCGAAGACGCAGGCTACGGCCGCGGATTTGTCGCCACGCTTGATGTCTGGCGCGAATATCTCGACGCCATCAATGCGCTGCGGAACGACAAGGGCATGGCGGTCATCCAGACCGCCCACGCTGAAGTGAAGCGCTTCGATAGCCCTGAAACGGAGCCATTCGACCGCTACCAGATCAAGCTGCACAAGTTGGCCTCCGCGCTCGTCCAGGAACACGCCGACATGGTGTTGTTCGCCAACTTCAAGACCAGCGTCACCAGAACGGATGTTGGGATGAAGAAGGTCGTGCGCGGTGTCGGGGCCGGAACCCGTGCGCTTTACACCGAAGAGCGGCCAGCCTTCCTCGCGAAGAACCGGCACAATCTCCCCGCAGAACTCCCGCTGTCCTGGGAGGCGCTGGCCTCCGCCATGGCCGCGTCGAGCGAGGCTGCCCGCACCAGCGAAGCAGCCTGACCACCCCCTGACTGACAGAAAGGATTGCCGCAATGGCACAACTCGGAGGCATGTTCGACGCCACACAAGTCGAACCCCAAGGCGACTACTCGCCAATCCCGCCCGGGGACTACACCGTCCAGATCGTCTCTTCGCAGATGGCCGAGACCTCGAACCGCAACGGGCACATGCTCAAGCTTGAGCTTGAGATCCTTGATGGCGAGCATGCGGGGCGCCGGCTTTACGACCGCCTGAACCTCGACAATCCCAACCGCCAGGCAGTCGAGATCGCACAGCGCACTTTGTCTGCGATCTGCCACGCCATTGGCCGGCTGTCCGTCCAGGACAGCGAGGAACTGCACATGCAGCCGATGACTGCGGTGGTTACCGTCAAGGCGCCGAGCACGGGGCGCGATGGGAAGACCTATGCGGCTTCCAACGAGATCAAGACCTATAAGGTTCTGCGCGATGCACCGGCACCGGTGAACACGGGATCTGCTTTCCGGCCAGCACAGACCGGTACTGGGCAGATGGCGAGCGCGCCATGGAAGCGCAGCGCCTGACCAGCGCTTGAGAGGCAGGGCGGTCGATTGAGCCCGCCGCCCTGCCGCCTTTCCCCCTGACTGACAATCAAAGGAGCAGGCGATGGCTGCCCTACAGGACTTTGCATGCCCGACGCTAGCGCAAGCCGACAAGGCGCTGGCGGACGGGCAACCTCTAACCCGCCGTGCCTACCTTGGCATGTCCGCGATCGGCAACGCCTGCGAGCGGGCGCTCTGGTATCAGTTCCGCTGGGTGGCGACCGTGCGGTTCGACGCCGTCACCCTGAAGCGATTTGCTGACGGTCATGCCAGCGAGACAGTGGCTGTAAGCCGCCTCAAGGCCACGCCCGGTCTCGAGGTCCATGACACCGACGCCAGCGGCGACCAATTTGGCTTCCGAGACTTTGGCGGGCACTTTGCGGGTCACATGGACGGCGTTTGTCTTGGCCTCGTTCAGGCGCCGAAGGCCTGGCACGTCCTCGAGATCAAGGCCTCGGAAAAGTGGCAGGACCTCGACAAGGCGCGGCGCAAAGTAGGCGAGAAATCTGCGCTCGCGGAGTGGAACCCCACCTATTACGCGCAAGCAGTCCTCTACATGGATTATGCCCGGCTCGACCGGCATTACCTCGTTTGCGTCTCGCCTGGCGCACGGCGCTGGACTGCAGTGCGCACCAATGCCGATCCCGTCCATGCCGCAGCGCTGAAGGCCAAGGCGGAGCGGATTATCTTTGCCGATGCAGCCCCGCAGCGAATTGGATGTCCTGATAGTTTCGCATGCCGCTTCTGCGACTTCACTGACCAGTGCCACGAGGGCGCACGAGCAGAACGCAATTGCCGCACATGCCTGGCCGTAGAGGTCAGCAAGGAAGGTTCCTGGCGCTGCACGCGGTTCGGTCACGAACTTTCGCGTATTGATCAGGAGGCAGGCTGCCCTGAGCATAGATTTTTGCCAGACCTCGTGGCCGGGGAGCAGATCGACGTCTGCCATGGACAAATCGTCTACCGCCTGCGTGATGGCTCCCGCTGGGTAGATGGTGGTCCCCGCATCCACAGCATTGGCGATGTGATCAAGCGGCAAGCTTGCCGGTCTTGTGGCTCGCTCAGTTGGAAAGTGACTGAAGGCACCGGACCGCATGCTGCCGGTTTGCGCTGTATCAGCTGCGATGCCCATGGCGGTTGGCTTCAGAAGTCAGAGGTCGTGGCATGAGCGCGCCCCTGACCTTGCGCCCCTATCAGGAAGAAGCACTCACCAATCTGTGGAACTGGTTTTCAGCCGGCAAACGCGATTGCCTTGTAGTGCTCCCGACCGGTGCCGGCAAAAGCCTTGTCATCGCCGAGTGGGCAAAGCTGGTCTTCGACACCGACCCTGGCGCCTGCATTCTGGTGCTCACCCATGTGCGTGAGCTCGTCGAGCAGAACGCAGCGGAGCTGGCCGGGCTTTGGCCCGAGGCGCCTTGGGGTATCTATTCAGCAGGGCTTGGGCGGCGGGACATTGGCGCTCAGCTATTGTTCGCCTCCATCCAGTCGATCCACAAGAAAGCCTACAATCTGCCGCGCCGGGTCGACATGGTGCTCATCGACGAAGCCCATATGATCCCGCGCAATGCCGATACGATGTATGGCAAGTTCCTGGCGGACCTGCGTACCATCAACCCCGCCCTTAAAATCGTAGGCCTGACCGCCACCCCCTTCCGTCTAGATAGCGGCAGGCTCGATCAGGGCGAAGGCGCGCTGTTCGATGGCATCGCCCATGAAACCAACGTGCGCGAGCTATTCGACAACGGGTGGCTGTCGCCGCCAGTGAGCTATCGCCAGGCAACGCAGATCGACACCAGCGGGGTTGGCACCCGTGGCGGTGAATTCATCGCAGCACAGCTCGAAGCTTCAGCGCTGGACGCCCATGTGGTCGCTGCGATTGCGGACCGGATTGTTGAAGCGGGCCGCGACCGACAAGGCTGGCTGGTATTCGGCTGCACGGTCAAGCATTGCGAGGCGCTGGCCGAGGCGCTCAATGCTCGCGGGTTCTCCGGGACTGGGGTCTTTGGGGACACCAAAAAAACCGAGCGCGATCGGATCATTGCTGATTTCAAGGCGCAGCGCTTGCGGTTCCTGGTCAGCCAAGGCGTGCTCACCACCGGGTTCAACGCCCGGCATGTCGATCTTGTTGCCTTGGCGCGCCCGACCAAGTCGACGGGCCTCTACATCCAGATGGTTGGCCGGGGCACCCGACTGTCGCCTGAGACCGGCAAGACCAACTGCTTGATACTCGACTTTGGCGGGAACATCGCGCGGCACGGTCCCTTCGATGACCCGTCCATCCCGGAGAAGAAGAAAAAGGGTGAAGGTGATGCACCCTACAAGGAGTGCTCAGAGTGCGGCTGTGCTTGTGGAACCATGACCCGGTACTGCCCGGCTTGCGGGTTCGAGTTTCCTCCCCCTGAAAGGCGGGTGACGACGCTTCCGGCTGTGCGCGCGATCCTCTCAACCGAGCCTGATTGGCTCGAGGTGAAAGGCGTGACCTACCGCAGGCACGAAAAGCCGGGATCGCCGCCATCTTTGCGGGTAGACTATCGCACCGGGCTCAACAGCTACCGTGAATGGATCTGCCTGGAGCATACCGGATACGCGCGGGCAAAAGCCGAGAGTTGGTGGCTCCGCCGTGCCTCTGCACCAGTCCCGAGCAGCATTGATGCAGCCCTTGAGAGGCTGCAGGAGCTGAACGAGCCCTCCCACATCCGTATCAGGACAAAGGGCAAGTACACCGAGATTTCCGGTCACCGGTTTGATGCTCGGATGCTCGCGGCATGAGGCTCTGCTTTTGCGGCCGGGCGGCTCGCGGTTTCGCCTGGCACGACTTCTCCCGAACCCCGTTCGACAGGCCGCCCCCAATCCAGGCCTGCTCCATGAAATGTCTCGACATTGCCACCCGAAGGAAAGGCCAGATGAAAGCCAATATTGATGAACAACGCGCGATCGCAGCGGCCAGCCCCGCCATCGGAGCCTTCCTTGAAGACCTCGGCAAAAGCGACCTGGCGGTACTCACGTCCGAGGAGTGGCTCGCCTTCCTCACCCATGCCTATGTCTCGGTCTGCGCCGAGGTCAGCAAGATCTGGGAAAACGAGGTGCCGTTCTGATGCGCACGCTCCAATTTGATCCCGAACTTGCCCGGCCGTTGTTTGCGAACCTGGACCAGATCCATCTCGTGATGATCAACCCCAGTGGACCTGGCGTCCACGGTAAGGATTTTGGGACTGATATCGAGACCGCCCTGGCTGAAGCTGTCAAAGCCAATGCCAACGGGTTCAACGTCTACTGGACCGTCAACATTGTGGCGCCCGGTCTCAACAAAAAGCCTGGTAAGCGCGATATTCGTGCTGCTCGTTTCGTGCACGTTGATATCGATCCGCCCAAATCTGGCGGCGCCTTCGACAAAGGGGAAATCACAGCCGCTCTGCAGGGTATCGGCTGCCCGCCGAGCTTTATCATCGATTCAGGCGGCGGCCTGCAGGCCTTCTGGCGGCTTGAGGGCCCTTGCGCCAACCTCGATAGTATTGAGGCTATCAACTTTCAGGTACGCGACTGGTTCGAAGCGGATGCCTGCCAGAACATCGACCGGCTGATGCGGGTGCCAGGATCGGTGAACTATCCCGATAGCCGAAAGGCCGCACGCGGACGCAAGGCGTGCTTGGCGCGCTGGGCCTCCACAGATGATGGGCTGACCTACGCCCCAGAGGACCTGGCGGCGAGCTTCCCTCAGGCAAAGACTGCCGGGGCTGCCATTAGCGTGAACACTCTAACGCTGCCGGCCGAGGTGGTGCTGCTGGAACCAAATGATTTGGGGCTTGGTAGCCTTGATCCACTGCGGATCGCCATTGAAACACCGCCCGGACTGGACCGCTCAGGTGATGGGCTCGCTGCTGCCCGCCTTATGGCGAACGAGGGCCTCACTGACATCCAGATCATGGGCGTCCTACTCAACCCCACCAACGCTATCTCGGGGCATTTTCTGGATCAACGTGACCCACGTCGAGCAGTGGCTCGTGCTATCCAGCTGGTTCGCCGAGACAGCCCGCCTGAAGGAGCCACGCTCCATGCGCCGATCATGGCGGATGTGGAGTTTGATCTGTTCGTTGCCAACGAAAAGGCCAAGGTCCGGAGGGTCATGGTTCCGGCGACTTTGCAGATCGAAGATGGTGACGTCGCTATTGAGCCTGCACCCAGGTTCGGCACCCCTGGATGGCTTCGCGATCTAGGCGACGGAGCTCTGGCTCAGTTCGTGGAGCACACTTGTGCCTCCGCTCCGTCTCCACAACCATGGCTTACGCTCGGCGCTGGTCTTGCGATGTTCGGCGCTGCCGCTGGCCGGCGATATGCGGGGCCAACGAACCTGCGAACAAACATATATGCCATAGGTGTGGCTGATTCTGGGGGCGGTAAGGATCATCCGCTGAGAGCATCGACACGACTGATGATTGCCGCGGGCCTGGCTGACCACATTGGCTCATCTAAGATCGCGTCGGGCGCAGGTCTCCTCACTGCTATCACAGCAAACCCGTCGATCTATTTCCCCTTGGACGAAGTCGGGTTCCTGATTTCATCGGCGGCGGATCGCAAGCGCGCTCCCCGGCACCTGACCGAAATTATCGATAACCTCACCGAGTTCTATTCTCTGGCTGACAGCACATTCCTCGGCATCGCCTATGCCAACACGAAGGAAAAGCCCCGCGAGGTTATCGAGCAGCCGTGCCTTTGCCTTTTTGGCGTCACAACGCCTGGAGTATTCTGGGGCTCGCTCTCAAGCGACAACGTCATCGACGGCAGCCTTGCGCGCATGCTGATCTTCGAGAGCGAAAACCACTATCCCGATCCCCAGCATCATTTAGTTCCCAACGATCCACCTGCTGATCTGGTCGCCATTGTGGAAGCCGTGGCCAAAGGTGCTGATGGATCCACACCCTTCCCGCTCGGGAATGCCGCAGCCGCTATCCCCAAGCCGTGGACGGTGTCTTATGCGACGCCCCAGGCAGAGCTGCGTGCACGGGCAATGCGCGAGGAGCAAATCGATATGCTCCGCCGGCACCAAGGGACCCATCTGACGGGCATCATCGCCCGACTGGCTGAGAATGCGGCCAAGCTCGCTTTGATCAAGGCTATCACTGATAATCCCGGAAATCCGGCAATTACGACCGCCGACCTTGACTGGGGCATGGGTATTGCGCGCCGAAGCGTTCAGACGCTGATGCAGGCAGTGAAAGAACGTGTTGCCGACAATGAGTACGAGGCCTGCGTCAAAAAGGTCCACAAGGTCATCGCGGATGCCGGGAGTGCCGGTATCGACGGGAACGAACTGTCGCGGCAAACGCAAACGGTTGATCGGCGGCGTCGAACTGAGGTCGTCGCCCACCTTGAGGAAGCTGGGATGATCCGGATCATGGAGATACCGCGCGCCAAAGGTGCCCGCGGGCGGGCGAAGCGCATCTATTTTGACATTGCCTGAGAGGTTGGTGCGTGGGCAGGAAGGCTTTGTGACAACACACACCCGCCCATGGCCCAATCATTGTGGGGCTTTCAGACTATACCACTTAGTGGTACAGTCCTTTCAAGCGGCAAGATCTCGAAGTCATTGATTTGGCGACGAAAGCTAAGTCGATGAGCGATCTGCTTGCGGCGCTCCATGAGACGGCTGCAGGCTTTGAAAAGCTCGGCTTCATCGACCAACGTCAAATGCGCAAGTTTGACACTCTGTGCCTTGAGCCAGTGCCTGACTTTGATGCGGAAAAGATCAAGTCGCTCCGAGCTCGACAGTCCATCAGCCAGACGGTCCTCGCCTCGCTTCTGAACATTAGTCCATCGACGGTGCGCCAGTGGGAGGCGGGAGCAAAGCATCCCAGCGGCTCCTCGCTGAAGCTGCTGCATCTGATCGAGCGCAAGGGACTGGAAGCAGTCCTCTGACCACTGCAAAGCTCGGTCTCCAACAGCTAATTCTCAGCGACAAAAAAGCCTCAATGAAATTTCTCAATGGCCCGGAGCCCCAGGAAACTGGGGTTTTTTGCATTTCCTCAAAAACTCCATTTCTCTCGCGCGCGCGATAAAGGGGGAGGAGGAGATGGATGGCTTAGGTATTTAATATATATATTGAGATATTGAGATATTGAGATATCAGACCAACTCTATGACATTCAGCCATTTTCCGGCCCTGAGCAAAATTTGAGTTTCAGATTTATCACTGAGCCTTTTCTTTTGCTTCTCCGCCCCTAGACCGCGAGCTATATCGGCTCTCGACGCGGCGATCCTTCGTTTGGAGGATTGCTTTGAACCAGATAGCCTCAGGCGCATCCGAATGTTCGGATATAGGCCGTCCCACCACATCTGCTGCCGGCTTGGGCCCCGGTGCTGTCCTCGCCCTTGACCTTGGCACGACCTCAGGCTGGGCCCTCAAGACGGGTGATGACTTCATCACCAGCGGCACGGTATCGCTGAAACACTCCCGCTATGATGGCGGCGGCATTCGCTTCCTGCGTTTCAAGCGATATCTAGATCAGCTGGATGAAGACGCAGGTCCGATCGAGGCGATCTACTTTGAGGAGGTCCGTCGCCATGCCGGCACTGACGCCGCCCACGTCTACGGCGGGCTGCTCGGCATTTTGACCGCATGGTGCGAAGAACGCCTAGTCGCTTATCAAGGCGTGCCTGTCGGGACCATCAAGCGCTTTGCAACCGGCAAGGGCAATGCCGACAAGGCTGCTGTTATCGATGCCGTGCGGCAACGCGGGTTTGCCCCAGCCGATGACAACGAGGCCGACGCGATCGCCATACTCCTCTGGGCCGTTGAGACCCGTGGAGGTGTCCGATGACCAGTTGGTCCATTCTCGGCCACACCGCCAAGGTGCTCGAAGAGCGGCGGGACGATTACGGAGATCCCGCCGAGCAGTTCGGTGAAATCGCCAAGCGCTGGTCGATCACGTTGGGCACACCCATCACGCCTGCGCAAGTCGCACTATGCATGATCGATCTGAAGCTTGCCCGGCTGGCTTACGATCCAGGCCATGTCGACAGCGTCGTGGATGTGATCGGTTATGCCGCTCTACTCAGGGAGGTGCGCTGATGGGCATGACCTCCCGGATCTATGACAGCGCTCGGCAGCGAGACGGTGAACAGCTCCGCCGCGATGGGTGGCGCAATGGTATCCTTGCTGTCTCGGTCAGCGACCAACGGCTCACAGCCCTTGAGCGAGAGGCAATCCGCGCAATCGGCGAACGACTGTACGGAGGTGCGAATGGCGCGCGGCCGTAAACGTAAGCCAGGCAAACGCTTACCCTGCGGTAAGCGGCCAAGGGAAGAAACCCAGCGCGAAGCGATGTCGACCGTGCTTGAGGCCAGGCAGCGCCATTACGGCGTAACGGCGCGCCAGGCAAAGGACGAACGGCTCGGCACCGCCATGGGTCGACTGGCATTTGCCGGACACTTGAGCGCCGACCAATATGCAGCCGGACAGCTTTACGGGGAGATAATGGCTCGCCACCGGGCTGTCATGGGTTTGCCCATGGACCAGCCGCGCTCCGTCACCGCGTTGCTGATCAACGAGGGGATCTTCGGTGGCAGTGCTCCAGAGCCAGATCCTGAGTTGGTCGAGCGCGTTCGCAAGCAGGCGGCCAGTGCAATTCTGATGCTTCGAACTGCTGACAGTGATGCCCCGGGAATGGTTGGCCGCAAGCCGAGCCTCCTTGTCCATGCATTGGTTTGCCAAGATGCCGACGCCGCATTCTGGTCGCCAGCGGA is a genomic window containing:
- a CDS encoding ATP-binding protein, which produces MAISLSSLNRLSVPKPPRIVIYGPHGIGKNSFAGSAPRPVLINIEDGHPTGQPIDAFPKAEGFQDVMDAMAALYAEKHDFETLVVDSLDWLEPLVWAETIRRNNAANPSKPWASIEDAGYGRGFVATLDVWREYLDAINALRNDKGMAVIQTAHAEVKRFDSPETEPFDRYQIKLHKLASALVQEHADMVLFANFKTSVTRTDVGMKKVVRGVGAGTRALYTEERPAFLAKNRHNLPAELPLSWEALASAMAASSEAARTSEAA
- a CDS encoding DUF669 domain-containing protein, with protein sequence MFDATQVEPQGDYSPIPPGDYTVQIVSSQMAETSNRNGHMLKLELEILDGEHAGRRLYDRLNLDNPNRQAVEIAQRTLSAICHAIGRLSVQDSEELHMQPMTAVVTVKAPSTGRDGKTYAASNEIKTYKVLRDAPAPVNTGSAFRPAQTGTGQMASAPWKRSA
- a CDS encoding DEAD/DEAH box helicase, translated to MSAPLTLRPYQEEALTNLWNWFSAGKRDCLVVLPTGAGKSLVIAEWAKLVFDTDPGACILVLTHVRELVEQNAAELAGLWPEAPWGIYSAGLGRRDIGAQLLFASIQSIHKKAYNLPRRVDMVLIDEAHMIPRNADTMYGKFLADLRTINPALKIVGLTATPFRLDSGRLDQGEGALFDGIAHETNVRELFDNGWLSPPVSYRQATQIDTSGVGTRGGEFIAAQLEASALDAHVVAAIADRIVEAGRDRQGWLVFGCTVKHCEALAEALNARGFSGTGVFGDTKKTERDRIIADFKAQRLRFLVSQGVLTTGFNARHVDLVALARPTKSTGLYIQMVGRGTRLSPETGKTNCLILDFGGNIARHGPFDDPSIPEKKKKGEGDAPYKECSECGCACGTMTRYCPACGFEFPPPERRVTTLPAVRAILSTEPDWLEVKGVTYRRHEKPGSPPSLRVDYRTGLNSYREWICLEHTGYARAKAESWWLRRASAPVPSSIDAALERLQELNEPSHIRIRTKGKYTEISGHRFDARMLAA
- a CDS encoding DUF6511 domain-containing protein, encoding MKANIDEQRAIAAASPAIGAFLEDLGKSDLAVLTSEEWLAFLTHAYVSVCAEVSKIWENEVPF
- a CDS encoding DUF3987 domain-containing protein, whose protein sequence is MRTLQFDPELARPLFANLDQIHLVMINPSGPGVHGKDFGTDIETALAEAVKANANGFNVYWTVNIVAPGLNKKPGKRDIRAARFVHVDIDPPKSGGAFDKGEITAALQGIGCPPSFIIDSGGGLQAFWRLEGPCANLDSIEAINFQVRDWFEADACQNIDRLMRVPGSVNYPDSRKAARGRKACLARWASTDDGLTYAPEDLAASFPQAKTAGAAISVNTLTLPAEVVLLEPNDLGLGSLDPLRIAIETPPGLDRSGDGLAAARLMANEGLTDIQIMGVLLNPTNAISGHFLDQRDPRRAVARAIQLVRRDSPPEGATLHAPIMADVEFDLFVANEKAKVRRVMVPATLQIEDGDVAIEPAPRFGTPGWLRDLGDGALAQFVEHTCASAPSPQPWLTLGAGLAMFGAAAGRRYAGPTNLRTNIYAIGVADSGGGKDHPLRASTRLMIAAGLADHIGSSKIASGAGLLTAITANPSIYFPLDEVGFLISSAADRKRAPRHLTEIIDNLTEFYSLADSTFLGIAYANTKEKPREVIEQPCLCLFGVTTPGVFWGSLSSDNVIDGSLARMLIFESENHYPDPQHHLVPNDPPADLVAIVEAVAKGADGSTPFPLGNAAAAIPKPWTVSYATPQAELRARAMREEQIDMLRRHQGTHLTGIIARLAENAAKLALIKAITDNPGNPAITTADLDWGMGIARRSVQTLMQAVKERVADNEYEACVKKVHKVIADAGSAGIDGNELSRQTQTVDRRRRTEVVAHLEEAGMIRIMEIPRAKGARGRAKRIYFDIA
- a CDS encoding helix-turn-helix domain-containing protein, which produces MSDLLAALHETAAGFEKLGFIDQRQMRKFDTLCLEPVPDFDAEKIKSLRARQSISQTVLASLLNISPSTVRQWEAGAKHPSGSSLKLLHLIERKGLEAVL
- a CDS encoding crossover junction endodeoxyribonuclease RuvC, whose amino-acid sequence is MNQIASGASECSDIGRPTTSAAGLGPGAVLALDLGTTSGWALKTGDDFITSGTVSLKHSRYDGGGIRFLRFKRYLDQLDEDAGPIEAIYFEEVRRHAGTDAAHVYGGLLGILTAWCEERLVAYQGVPVGTIKRFATGKGNADKAAVIDAVRQRGFAPADDNEADAIAILLWAVETRGGVR
- a CDS encoding DUF6378 domain-containing protein, with protein sequence MTSWSILGHTAKVLEERRDDYGDPAEQFGEIAKRWSITLGTPITPAQVALCMIDLKLARLAYDPGHVDSVVDVIGYAALLREVR